One segment of Stomatobaculum sp. F0698 DNA contains the following:
- a CDS encoding pseudouridine synthase, with translation MSLMRADKLLASAGIGTRSEVKKIIRAGRLKCDEIPVKSPEEKLDPETMNLTLDGAPFGFSDKEYWVLNKPAGVLSATEDKRHETVISYMGLQRKGLAPCGRLDIDTEGLLLITDDGALVHKLLAPSKKVPKQYEVHYSGVLPPDAAARIAKGLELSDGTRFLPGQLDSAGNPALLTIFEGKFHEVKRMFAALGCPVEKLRRLSMGPLSLSALKLAPGEFRKLSTEEERCLLAYAEQDRESALFSFTDYDAVIFDLDGTLADSMGHWAEIDRIYLKRYGIDAPENLSLILGGRGIGEVADYFKEVFGIPDSKEKMLRDWEELSIERYANDTALKPGVLPFLKELKRRRIKMAIATSNARPMVDAVLEAHGIDRYFDVIVSGTEVEKGKPHPEIYLTAAAKSGVNPERCAVFEDLPEGIQAGLSAGMRVYAVEDEFSAPYHEEKAQLAFAMIKDYRELWKTKEETR, from the coding sequence ATGAGTCTGATGCGAGCCGACAAACTTCTGGCTTCGGCAGGGATCGGAACCAGAAGTGAAGTCAAAAAAATCATTCGCGCCGGTCGTCTGAAGTGCGACGAGATTCCCGTAAAAAGCCCGGAAGAAAAGTTGGATCCCGAAACCATGAACCTGACGCTGGACGGCGCCCCCTTCGGCTTTTCCGACAAAGAATATTGGGTTCTCAATAAACCCGCGGGCGTGTTGAGCGCAACGGAAGACAAAAGACACGAAACCGTCATCTCCTACATGGGGCTACAGCGCAAGGGGCTTGCCCCCTGCGGCCGACTCGACATTGACACCGAGGGACTTTTGCTGATTACGGACGACGGTGCCCTGGTGCATAAGCTCCTCGCCCCCTCAAAGAAGGTGCCGAAGCAGTACGAAGTTCACTACAGCGGCGTATTGCCGCCGGATGCGGCGGCGCGCATTGCGAAGGGCTTGGAACTCTCGGACGGAACACGCTTTCTTCCCGGGCAACTGGACTCTGCCGGAAATCCGGCCCTACTTACCATCTTTGAGGGTAAGTTTCACGAAGTGAAGCGCATGTTTGCGGCGCTCGGCTGCCCGGTTGAAAAACTGCGCCGTCTTTCCATGGGGCCGCTCAGCCTCTCTGCGCTGAAACTGGCGCCCGGCGAATTCCGAAAGCTCAGCACCGAAGAGGAGCGCTGTCTTCTTGCGTATGCGGAACAAGACAGAGAATCCGCGCTCTTTTCCTTCACCGACTATGACGCCGTCATCTTCGATTTGGACGGAACTCTGGCAGATTCCATGGGACACTGGGCCGAAATTGACCGCATTTACTTGAAGCGCTACGGCATCGATGCGCCTGAAAATCTCTCCCTGATCCTCGGCGGGAGAGGCATAGGGGAAGTCGCAGATTATTTCAAAGAAGTATTCGGCATCCCGGACAGCAAAGAGAAGATGCTCAGGGATTGGGAAGAACTTTCCATTGAGCGCTATGCGAACGACACAGCTTTAAAACCGGGTGTTCTGCCGTTCTTAAAGGAATTGAAGCGCCGTCGGATTAAAATGGCGATTGCAACCAGCAATGCGCGGCCCATGGTGGACGCGGTCTTAGAGGCGCACGGCATTGACCGTTACTTCGATGTCATTGTCTCCGGCACGGAGGTCGAGAAAGGAAAACCGCACCCGGAGATTTATTTGACAGCCGCCGCAAAGAGCGGCGTGAATCCGGAACGCTGTGCGGTTTTTGAGGACTTACCCGAAGGCATACAGGCCGGTCTCAGTGCCGGTATGCGCGTCTATGCCGTAGAAGATGAATTCTCGGCCCCTTACCACGAAGAAAAGGCACAACTTGCTTTTGCGATGATCAAAGACTACAGAGAACTGTGGAAGACTAAGGAGGAAACAAGATGA
- a CDS encoding RsmB/NOP family class I SAM-dependent RNA methyltransferase, which produces MLIDRLPRPFLDEMRTLLGESEYERYLAAMEETPLSGLRVNSLKISNERLLAAFGNLDPVLWTSNGFYCETGGEYTSHPYYYAGLYYMQEPSAMSSAALLGAEPGEHVLDLCAAPGGKSTQIAADLRGEGFLLSNDLSASRARALLKNIELMGIGNCCISCEDSERLKREYPLYFDRILVDAPCSGEGMFRKHPAVIKAWLEHGKDFYCPVQAKLLDDASEMLVPGGTLLYSTCTYNLNENEKQIQAFLDRHPDFAIDPIPAKNGLSASAFLPGTVRLFPQCARAEGHFVARLKKAGERTEHRRQGGVQRGKQEEQLLRNLQPALEEFFARSLWKPDFSRLKLQGDYVLEIPKGDVLRPSLRYLRTGLLLGQVSHGRFKPSQALAMYLRAEDWKDSVSFPADDPAVRRYLRGETVDATESGSGYRLFCVDSYPLGFVKQDKQRYKNLYLPGWRMQR; this is translated from the coding sequence TTGCTTATCGATCGACTTCCCCGTCCCTTTCTGGATGAAATGCGCACACTGCTCGGCGAAAGCGAATACGAGCGTTATCTTGCCGCCATGGAAGAGACGCCGCTGTCGGGACTGCGCGTCAACAGCCTGAAAATCAGCAACGAGCGCTTGCTGGCGGCTTTCGGCAACTTAGATCCGGTTCTTTGGACAAGCAACGGTTTTTATTGTGAGACGGGCGGAGAGTACACCTCCCACCCGTATTATTATGCAGGTCTCTATTATATGCAGGAGCCTTCGGCTATGTCATCCGCTGCCTTACTCGGCGCAGAACCCGGAGAACATGTTCTGGATCTCTGTGCGGCCCCCGGCGGAAAAAGCACGCAAATTGCGGCAGACCTTCGGGGCGAGGGATTTTTGCTCTCCAACGATCTGAGCGCTTCCCGCGCACGTGCCCTCTTAAAGAACATAGAGCTTATGGGAATCGGGAACTGCTGTATCAGTTGCGAGGACTCCGAGCGGTTAAAGCGAGAATACCCGCTCTATTTTGACCGCATTTTGGTCGATGCTCCCTGCTCCGGAGAGGGCATGTTTCGGAAGCATCCTGCGGTCATTAAGGCCTGGCTGGAACACGGCAAGGACTTCTACTGTCCCGTACAAGCCAAGCTTTTGGACGATGCCTCGGAAATGTTGGTTCCGGGCGGAACTCTGCTCTATTCGACCTGTACCTATAATCTGAACGAAAATGAAAAGCAGATTCAGGCATTTCTGGATCGTCATCCCGATTTTGCGATCGATCCTATCCCCGCGAAAAACGGACTCAGCGCCTCCGCCTTTCTCCCCGGTACCGTGCGTCTGTTTCCGCAATGTGCACGCGCGGAAGGGCACTTTGTCGCACGTCTCAAAAAAGCGGGAGAACGAACGGAACACCGCAGACAGGGAGGCGTACAGCGCGGCAAACAAGAAGAACAGTTGCTTCGAAACCTGCAACCGGCGCTCGAGGAGTTCTTTGCACGCAGCCTTTGGAAGCCCGATTTTTCCCGCCTGAAGCTGCAGGGAGATTATGTCCTTGAAATCCCAAAAGGGGATGTACTCCGCCCTTCGCTCCGCTACTTAAGAACCGGTCTGCTGCTCGGCCAGGTCTCACACGGCAGATTTAAGCCTTCTCAGGCTTTGGCCATGTACCTTCGAGCGGAGGACTGGAAGGATAGCGTTTCCTTTCCGGCGGATGATCCTGCCGTGCGCCGCTACCTCCGCGGCGAAACCGTGGATGCAACGGAGAGCGGAAGCGGCTATCGCCTTTTCTGTGTCGACAGCTATCCGCTCGGTTTTGTGAAGCAAGACAAGCAGCGTTATAAAAATCTCTATTTGCCGGGTTGGAGGATGCAGCGATGA
- a CDS encoding vacuolar family H+-ATPase subunit H, whose protein sequence is MSRIEQVIAEIEDYIEDCRPTAFSASKIVVQKEELQEKLSELRMAIPEELDKSKRILNNQNNIIMDAQARYNTMVNEASKKTEQLINQSEIVQKATATANEILASARAQAQSIVDAAQAEANGIRLSSIQYTDQLLLNVQNIIGNASRESEARNQALQAAFRQSFDQIAANRQQLAASNESAQAIEQQQ, encoded by the coding sequence ATGAGCAGAATAGAGCAAGTAATTGCCGAAATTGAGGATTACATTGAGGATTGCAGACCTACGGCTTTTTCTGCCTCGAAGATTGTCGTGCAGAAGGAGGAGTTGCAGGAAAAACTCTCCGAACTTCGTATGGCCATTCCGGAGGAACTGGACAAGAGTAAGCGCATTCTGAACAACCAGAATAACATTATTATGGACGCACAGGCGCGCTATAATACCATGGTCAATGAAGCATCGAAAAAGACCGAGCAATTGATCAATCAGTCGGAAATTGTACAGAAGGCAACCGCGACCGCAAATGAGATTCTTGCGAGCGCTCGCGCACAGGCACAGAGCATCGTGGATGCCGCACAGGCGGAAGCAAACGGTATTCGACTCAGCTCGATTCAGTACACGGATCAGCTGCTTCTGAATGTACAGAACATCATCGGAAATGCTTCCCGCGAGTCCGAGGCGAGAAATCAGGCATTGCAGGCAGCGTTCCGCCAGAGCTTTGATCAGATTGCGGCAAATCGTCAGCAACTTGCTGCGAGCAACGAGAGCGCGCAGGCAATCGAACAACAGCAGTAA
- the coaD gene encoding pantetheine-phosphate adenylyltransferase, with protein sequence MTIAVYPGSFDPVTNGHLDIIKRASEMFDHLIIAVLNNKAKSPLFTTEERVTMLCEITADIPNIEVESFDGLSIKYCHEKGAQVMVRGLRAVTDFEYELQIAQTNRVIAPDIDTVFLTTNLKYSYLSSSIVKEIAAYHGDISAFVDSRVAEKIMEKYRSRQNYENGAGA encoded by the coding sequence ATGACTATTGCGGTCTATCCGGGCAGCTTTGATCCGGTCACTAACGGACATCTTGACATCATTAAGCGCGCTTCCGAAATGTTTGATCACCTGATCATTGCGGTCCTGAACAACAAGGCAAAATCCCCGTTGTTCACGACTGAGGAACGTGTTACAATGCTATGCGAAATAACGGCGGATATTCCCAATATTGAGGTCGAGAGTTTTGACGGGCTGTCGATTAAATATTGCCATGAGAAGGGCGCCCAAGTGATGGTACGCGGTTTGCGTGCGGTTACGGATTTCGAATATGAGTTGCAGATCGCGCAGACGAACCGCGTCATTGCACCGGATATCGACACGGTTTTCCTGACCACAAATCTCAAGTATTCCTATTTGAGTTCCAGCATTGTCAAAGAAATCGCAGCCTACCACGGTGACATCAGTGCTTTTGTGGACAGCCGCGTAGCCGAGAAAATCATGGAGAAATACAGAAGTCGTCAGAATTATGAAAATGGAGCAGGGGCATGA
- the rsmD gene encoding 16S rRNA (guanine(966)-N(2))-methyltransferase RsmD — protein sequence MRVIAGSARRLLLATLPGEDTRPTTDRIKETLFNMLQAEVPGSRFLDLFGGSGGIAIEALSRGASSAVIVEKNPKAARIIRENLEHTHLADKAELLTTDASAALTRLAGTKCEPFDLVFLDPPYGAGLEERALQQLQNSPLIHDDTLLIVEAKIDTDPGSFEALGYHIVKIKAYKTNQHIFLQRGNDET from the coding sequence ATGAGAGTCATTGCCGGAAGTGCAAGGAGACTCTTGCTCGCGACCCTGCCGGGTGAGGATACCCGGCCCACGACAGACCGCATCAAAGAGACACTCTTTAATATGCTGCAAGCGGAGGTTCCGGGCTCCCGTTTTCTGGATTTGTTCGGCGGCAGCGGCGGAATCGCCATAGAGGCCTTGTCCCGCGGGGCAAGTTCGGCGGTCATTGTCGAGAAGAATCCGAAGGCTGCCCGCATTATTCGCGAAAATCTGGAACATACACATCTGGCGGACAAAGCGGAGTTGCTCACGACCGATGCCTCTGCGGCGCTGACCCGCTTGGCGGGAACAAAATGCGAGCCCTTCGATTTGGTCTTTTTGGATCCGCCTTACGGAGCCGGGCTGGAGGAGAGAGCGTTGCAGCAGCTGCAAAACTCTCCCTTGATTCATGACGACACCCTCCTCATTGTTGAGGCCAAGATTGATACGGATCCGGGCAGTTTTGAAGCACTTGGCTATCATATTGTGAAAATTAAGGCATATAAGACCAATCAACATATCTTTCTCCAGAGAGGGAACGACGAGACATGA
- a CDS encoding L,D-transpeptidase family protein, with protein MDELLGKAGEDPLIEDLDLGDMPVAGTRITADTEERQPETLDTVLPEDDTPIPVAVQEESGEALQWESSDSAAEALSHAARIKADGTEREESEAVWSGLKPESEKDNFYVKPDQNEAVERTTEHVPEEPPLQETPEPILTFDAPQEPPKRRSSAGKKILLTAAVLLAVTAASYTIYGQKYHRVFLPNTVINGVDVSGKSAVDAEAAMNAGIADYKLTIQARENEEASISAAEVNLHYDFGDTLSHLIENQNIFTWGPRYFSRREESLDAMAKLDDERFESAVKALPFFQADTFKKPVNAHISDYQSGKAYTVVKEEEGTELKTEEATAKIKEAVSTLQPNLNLDSEKLYTEPEVRSDDEALVKSAEAMNQYLKTDISYSGDSGIVLNGEQLHSWISPDGKGGVKLDDAKLNEFIKTLASKYDSYNKPKSLKSSWGPTVTVKSGSYGWKVNQDAEKSWLREAIASGTKTQRTPEFSQKAASLSGADYGSTYVEVNLSAQHLYFYKDGKQLLSSDFVSGNESKGTVTHTGAYAISYKQRNATLRGQGYAAPVNYWMPFNNGEGFHDASWRNTFGGNIYQSAGSHGCVNLPPAVAKTLFENVSAGTPVLVYTLPGTEPKKTEPTPAATPTESSSGAESQSAQDSNAAATSAAAAKPSETKKGPGQTESGSPNPSISTGAPQNKPGTGSVQPAPGEGGSN; from the coding sequence ATGGATGAATTGTTGGGTAAGGCAGGAGAAGACCCACTGATTGAGGATTTGGATCTCGGGGACATGCCGGTCGCCGGAACGCGCATTACCGCGGACACGGAAGAACGTCAGCCTGAGACTTTGGATACGGTGCTTCCGGAAGATGACACCCCGATTCCGGTTGCCGTTCAGGAAGAAAGCGGTGAGGCTTTGCAGTGGGAGAGTTCCGACAGTGCTGCCGAGGCACTGTCTCATGCGGCACGCATAAAAGCGGACGGAACGGAACGGGAAGAGAGCGAAGCTGTTTGGAGCGGTCTGAAACCTGAGTCCGAGAAGGATAACTTCTATGTCAAACCGGATCAAAACGAGGCGGTGGAACGGACAACGGAGCACGTCCCGGAAGAACCGCCGTTACAAGAAACACCCGAGCCTATTTTGACGTTTGATGCGCCGCAGGAACCGCCGAAACGTCGTTCTTCCGCGGGAAAGAAAATATTGTTGACAGCAGCGGTTCTCCTTGCGGTAACCGCTGCTTCGTATACCATTTACGGACAAAAGTATCATCGTGTTTTTCTGCCCAATACGGTGATCAACGGTGTTGATGTGTCCGGTAAAAGTGCGGTCGATGCCGAGGCCGCAATGAACGCCGGTATTGCGGATTATAAGCTCACGATTCAGGCACGTGAGAATGAAGAAGCAAGCATCAGCGCAGCTGAGGTGAATCTCCACTATGATTTCGGGGATACGCTCAGTCATTTGATTGAGAATCAGAACATTTTTACCTGGGGGCCGCGCTACTTCTCGCGCCGCGAGGAAAGTCTGGATGCTATGGCGAAGCTTGACGACGAGCGCTTTGAGAGCGCTGTCAAGGCGCTGCCTTTCTTTCAGGCCGATACGTTTAAGAAACCGGTCAATGCTCATATCTCGGACTATCAGAGCGGGAAAGCTTACACTGTTGTGAAAGAGGAGGAAGGCACCGAGTTAAAAACGGAAGAGGCTACGGCAAAAATCAAAGAGGCTGTCTCAACCTTGCAGCCGAATCTCAATCTGGACAGCGAAAAACTGTATACCGAGCCGGAAGTCCGCTCGGACGACGAGGCCTTGGTCAAGTCCGCAGAGGCAATGAATCAGTATCTCAAAACCGACATCAGCTATTCCGGTGATTCGGGCATCGTTTTGAACGGAGAGCAGCTCCACAGCTGGATTTCGCCGGACGGCAAGGGAGGCGTCAAGCTGGACGACGCTAAGCTGAACGAGTTTATCAAAACGCTTGCCTCAAAGTACGACAGCTACAATAAGCCGAAGAGTCTCAAATCCAGCTGGGGTCCGACCGTCACGGTTAAGAGCGGCTCCTACGGCTGGAAGGTCAATCAGGACGCCGAGAAGAGCTGGCTTCGCGAGGCGATTGCCTCGGGTACCAAGACGCAGCGTACGCCGGAGTTTTCTCAAAAAGCCGCTTCTCTGAGCGGTGCCGATTACGGCTCTACCTATGTCGAGGTCAATTTGAGTGCGCAACACCTCTATTTCTATAAGGACGGAAAACAGCTGCTTTCATCCGACTTTGTATCCGGAAACGAATCGAAAGGAACCGTAACCCATACCGGCGCCTATGCGATCAGTTACAAGCAGCGCAACGCGACCCTCCGGGGCCAGGGCTATGCAGCACCGGTTAACTACTGGATGCCGTTCAACAACGGCGAAGGCTTCCATGATGCATCCTGGAGAAATACCTTCGGCGGTAATATTTACCAGTCTGCGGGTTCTCACGGCTGTGTGAATCTGCCGCCCGCGGTTGCAAAAACCCTGTTTGAAAACGTGAGTGCAGGCACTCCGGTTCTGGTGTATACCTTGCCCGGAACGGAGCCGAAGAAAACAGAACCGACACCGGCTGCCACTCCGACAGAGAGCAGTTCCGGCGCAGAGTCCCAGAGCGCACAGGACAGCAATGCTGCGGCGACAAGCGCGGCTGCCGCTAAGCCCAGCGAAACAAAGAAGGGCCCCGGACAGACGGAGAGCGGTTCTCCGAACCCGAGTATTTCGACCGGTGCGCCGCAGAACAAACCGGGTACCGGATCGGTACAGCCTGCCCCGGGTGAAGGAGGTTCAAATTAA
- the recG gene encoding ATP-dependent DNA helicase RecG: MSKSIAKATARVTELRGVGPKTAASLKEMGIETLADLLRHYPLRFVNYPEITEIAALTDEEVGNPIAVHAEAVRELVRRAGTRVQLCTGTFSDGSGEMLATWYHMPYLRNTLRPGRRAVLFGKLNANGKRFELQQPQIFTAEQYEKLLHRPVPQYALPKGIGEKTFASLMEQALALSPPLTDWLPERFLERYELLPEDRAVREIHRPQDMDHFAAARKRIVFDGFFRFLYDVRRMKETVRNEKSDFVFDAKAAMTAFSAGLPFTLTDAQKKVCLEISKDFMSGSVMNRLVQGDVGSGKTAVAAAALFSVWRAGFQGALMAPTEVLARQHYRTLSELFGASEDRPRIGILTGSTKAKERRELLEGLAKGEVDILIGTHALLEERVVFSALALVVTDEQHRFGVQQRKTLSEKGKQPHVLVMSATPIPRTLAVILYGDLDISVIDARPTGRTPIKNAVIEKQDRPKALLHIKREVESGHQAYIVCPQVEANPLTALENVEDYSAALRVSFRGEITVEALHGRMKEAEKQRIMERFLAGEISVLVATTVIEVGVDVPNATVMMIENAERFGLATLHQLRGRIGRGKDQAYCIFVQGKKSREGSERLGLLQRSNDGFEIAAADLKQRGPGELFGAVQSGELTFGLGDIYNDYSVLQLAKEAVDALDQADFNLPVVHKKVVL; encoded by the coding sequence ATGTCAAAGAGCATTGCGAAAGCGACCGCGCGCGTCACGGAATTGCGCGGCGTCGGCCCTAAGACGGCTGCAAGCTTGAAAGAGATGGGGATAGAGACCTTGGCCGACTTGCTCCGTCACTATCCGCTGCGCTTTGTCAACTATCCGGAAATTACGGAAATCGCTGCCTTGACCGACGAAGAGGTCGGCAATCCGATTGCGGTACACGCAGAGGCCGTGCGAGAGTTGGTGAGACGCGCGGGGACGCGGGTGCAGCTCTGCACAGGTACCTTCAGCGACGGCTCCGGTGAGATGCTTGCCACCTGGTATCACATGCCCTATCTTCGCAACACCCTGCGCCCCGGGCGGCGTGCGGTGCTATTCGGGAAACTGAATGCAAACGGAAAGCGCTTCGAACTACAGCAGCCTCAAATTTTCACCGCCGAACAATATGAAAAATTACTGCACAGGCCTGTTCCGCAATATGCCCTCCCGAAGGGCATAGGAGAGAAGACGTTTGCAAGCCTTATGGAGCAGGCACTCGCACTTTCTCCGCCGCTGACCGACTGGCTGCCGGAGCGCTTCTTGGAACGCTACGAACTGCTTCCCGAAGACAGAGCCGTACGGGAAATTCATCGTCCGCAGGATATGGATCACTTTGCGGCGGCACGCAAGCGCATTGTATTTGACGGCTTTTTCCGCTTTCTCTATGATGTGCGCCGCATGAAGGAGACAGTTCGCAACGAGAAATCCGACTTTGTCTTTGACGCTAAGGCGGCTATGACTGCGTTTTCAGCCGGGCTTCCCTTTACACTGACCGATGCGCAGAAAAAAGTGTGTCTGGAAATATCGAAGGATTTTATGTCGGGCAGTGTTATGAACCGCTTGGTACAGGGCGATGTCGGCTCCGGAAAAACCGCGGTTGCCGCTGCGGCTCTCTTTTCCGTTTGGCGTGCGGGCTTCCAGGGCGCACTGATGGCGCCTACCGAAGTGCTGGCAAGGCAACACTACCGTACCTTATCCGAACTTTTCGGCGCGTCCGAAGACAGACCGCGCATCGGCATACTGACCGGTTCTACCAAGGCGAAAGAGCGACGTGAACTCCTTGAGGGGCTGGCAAAGGGCGAGGTGGATATTCTGATCGGAACCCATGCCCTTTTGGAAGAACGCGTGGTTTTTTCAGCGCTTGCGTTGGTTGTGACCGACGAACAACACCGCTTCGGCGTACAGCAAAGGAAAACCCTCTCCGAAAAAGGAAAGCAGCCCCATGTGCTTGTGATGAGCGCCACCCCGATACCGCGCACCCTTGCGGTTATCCTCTACGGTGATTTGGATATTTCAGTCATCGATGCGCGCCCGACAGGCAGAACGCCCATCAAAAATGCCGTGATTGAGAAACAAGACAGGCCGAAGGCCCTCTTACACATTAAGCGCGAAGTCGAATCGGGGCACCAGGCCTATATCGTGTGTCCTCAGGTGGAGGCAAATCCCCTGACCGCGCTTGAGAATGTGGAGGACTACAGTGCGGCACTTCGCGTGAGTTTTCGCGGCGAGATTACGGTGGAGGCTCTGCACGGGCGCATGAAAGAAGCGGAAAAACAGCGTATTATGGAGCGCTTTCTTGCGGGTGAAATCTCCGTGCTGGTTGCGACAACCGTCATCGAAGTCGGTGTTGATGTGCCGAATGCAACCGTGATGATGATCGAAAATGCGGAGCGTTTCGGTCTTGCAACGCTTCACCAATTGCGTGGACGTATCGGCAGGGGCAAGGATCAGGCTTATTGTATTTTTGTCCAAGGGAAAAAAAGCCGGGAGGGAAGCGAACGTTTGGGACTCTTACAGCGCAGCAACGACGGCTTTGAGATTGCCGCGGCGGACTTAAAGCAGCGCGGACCCGGAGAGCTTTTCGGTGCGGTCCAGAGCGGAGAGTTGACATTCGGTCTCGGTGACATTTATAATGATTATTCAGTGCTTCAGCTTGCAAAAGAAGCTGTGGATGCGCTAGATCAAGCGGATTTCAATCTGCCTGTGGTACATAAAAAGGTCGTATTGTAG
- a CDS encoding DAK2 domain-containing protein, protein MEIHELNAFVIRKCFLAAANELASKKEWINELNVFPVPDGDTGTNMTMTIMSAAKEVAALETDDMQALCKAIASGSLRGARGNSGVILSQLFRGFTRELAAAEGDIKIPQLTAALVRATETAYKAVMKPKEGTILTVARAMSDKAEELQRSATDILSFAKDVIAAGDSALQQTPELLPVLKQAGVVDSGGQGLMTVMHGAFQALSGEIGEVFLENFDPTQASESAEVRHIDTSNLDTSEIHFGYCTEFIVNLEKPLSESQEHEFQAFLESIGDSIVCVASDEVVKVHVHTNDPGLAIQKGLSLGSLSRMKIDNMREEHNERLIRNASQIAAEEQRKKAEPAEKKPYGFLAVSAGEGLDHIFKEIGVDRIISGGQTMNPSTEDILNALSEIHAETVFILPNNKNIILAAQQACSLVEDKNLIVVPTRNIPEGITAMVSFLPESSPEENLASMQAAIQQLATAEVTYAVRDTTMDDFEIHAGDFMAIGKNGMLTVEKKVEDAVLNAIEKLTENGEELVTLYYGSDVPESDAVQLKELAEARFEDCEVELNYGGQPVYYYLISAE, encoded by the coding sequence TTGGAAATTCATGAATTGAATGCCTTTGTGATTCGCAAGTGTTTTTTGGCTGCTGCCAATGAACTTGCATCCAAAAAGGAATGGATTAATGAGTTGAATGTATTTCCGGTTCCGGACGGCGACACGGGCACCAACATGACGATGACTATCATGTCCGCAGCCAAAGAAGTCGCCGCGCTGGAAACCGATGATATGCAAGCGCTCTGCAAGGCCATTGCCTCCGGTTCGCTCCGCGGTGCCCGCGGCAATTCAGGTGTCATCCTCTCTCAGCTGTTTCGTGGTTTTACACGCGAACTCGCTGCCGCAGAGGGAGATATTAAAATTCCGCAACTTACCGCCGCACTGGTCCGTGCGACCGAGACTGCTTACAAAGCGGTTATGAAGCCGAAAGAGGGTACAATACTCACGGTGGCCCGTGCGATGAGCGATAAGGCGGAGGAGCTTCAGCGCAGTGCAACGGATATCCTGAGCTTTGCGAAAGATGTGATTGCAGCCGGCGACTCGGCTCTGCAGCAGACCCCTGAGCTTTTGCCGGTCTTAAAACAGGCAGGTGTGGTTGATTCCGGCGGTCAGGGTCTCATGACGGTGATGCACGGTGCTTTTCAGGCGCTGAGCGGTGAAATCGGCGAGGTTTTCCTTGAGAATTTCGACCCGACGCAGGCGAGCGAAAGTGCCGAGGTCCGTCACATCGACACCTCCAATCTGGACACTTCCGAGATTCACTTCGGCTACTGCACCGAGTTTATCGTCAATTTGGAAAAACCGCTCAGCGAAAGCCAAGAACATGAATTTCAGGCTTTTCTCGAGTCGATCGGTGACTCGATTGTCTGCGTTGCATCGGACGAAGTCGTTAAGGTACATGTTCATACCAACGACCCGGGTCTTGCAATTCAGAAGGGCCTCAGTCTGGGTTCTCTCTCCCGCATGAAAATCGACAACATGCGCGAGGAACACAACGAGCGTCTGATTCGCAATGCCTCACAGATTGCTGCGGAAGAGCAGCGTAAAAAGGCCGAGCCGGCGGAGAAAAAGCCTTACGGTTTTCTGGCAGTTTCGGCGGGTGAGGGTCTGGACCATATCTTCAAGGAAATCGGCGTGGACCGGATTATCTCGGGCGGTCAGACCATGAATCCGAGCACCGAAGATATTCTGAATGCCCTTTCGGAAATTCACGCGGAGACCGTTTTCATTCTCCCGAACAATAAGAACATTATTCTTGCCGCACAACAGGCCTGCAGCTTGGTCGAGGACAAGAATTTGATCGTGGTGCCGACGCGCAATATTCCCGAGGGAATCACCGCAATGGTGAGCTTCCTTCCGGAGAGCAGTCCGGAAGAAAACCTCGCATCCATGCAGGCAGCGATTCAGCAGCTTGCAACGGCTGAGGTCACCTATGCCGTGCGTGACACGACCATGGATGATTTTGAGATTCACGCGGGCGATTTCATGGCAATCGGCAAGAACGGTATGCTGACCGTCGAAAAGAAGGTTGAAGACGCAGTTCTGAATGCCATTGAAAAGCTCACCGAGAACGGCGAAGAGCTGGTCACGCTTTACTACGGAAGCGATGTTCCGGAAAGCGACGCGGTACAGCTCAAGGAGCTTGCGGAAGCACGCTTTGAGGATTGTGAAGTAGAATTAAACTACGGCGGACAGCCCGTCTACTATTATCTCATTTCTGCGGAGTGA
- a CDS encoding Asp23/Gls24 family envelope stress response protein — translation MVKGRLNNEMGQIAVRPEVIAAYAGSVAVECFGIVGMASVSMKDGLVRLLGRSKLSQGIQVIITPENKLRISFHLIVAYGVNINTVSDNLIENVKYRVEAFSGMEIERIKIYVEDVRSID, via the coding sequence ATGGTCAAGGGACGACTCAACAATGAGATGGGACAGATTGCAGTGAGACCTGAAGTGATTGCTGCCTATGCGGGTTCCGTTGCCGTGGAGTGCTTTGGCATTGTCGGCATGGCGTCCGTCAGTATGAAGGACGGACTGGTTCGCCTGTTGGGCAGAAGCAAGCTCAGTCAGGGCATCCAGGTTATTATTACGCCGGAGAACAAGCTTCGCATTTCCTTTCATCTGATTGTCGCCTACGGCGTGAACATCAATACCGTGTCCGACAATCTGATTGAGAATGTCAAATACCGCGTGGAAGCCTTTTCCGGAATGGAAATCGAGAGAATTAAAATCTATGTAGAGGACGTCAGATCGATTGACTGA